Proteins from one Salaquimonas pukyongi genomic window:
- a CDS encoding parallel beta-helix domain-containing protein, with translation MKTAVKPTMFALLALAAGLNLSHAAEITVSPFDGPEKLAEALILAEEGDTIILQAGRWNLTDGLSLDADGVTIRGAGPERTVLSFKQQDGAGEGLLVTSNRVTLEDFAVEDTRGDGIKAKDGDQITMRNLRVEWTNGPDEKNGAYGLYPVSSKNVLIENSLVRGASDAGIYVGQSQDIVVRNNRAEYNVAGIEIENSFRADVHGNLATHNTGGILIFDLPNLPQQGGHDIRVFDNDVVDNDTPNFAPEGNIVGIVPKGMGIMVMANRNVHVFGNRLSGNQTTHMLIAAYPEDYDDDEYMFVPRGVYIHDNTYGDGGNAPDTGEVGKLISDLTGKPVPDIVWDGVTRIPEWFSWVSAENRIYIKEAEDTTFANLKMISQLLLPWSTSPKRNIADHAGSLPEPAPVKLAQEAGS, from the coding sequence ATGAAAACGGCTGTGAAGCCAACCATGTTTGCACTACTGGCTTTGGCCGCCGGTTTGAACCTGTCTCATGCAGCAGAAATCACCGTGTCGCCGTTTGACGGCCCTGAAAAACTGGCCGAGGCGCTCATCCTGGCGGAAGAGGGCGATACGATCATTCTGCAGGCAGGGCGCTGGAACCTGACGGACGGGCTGTCGCTTGATGCCGATGGCGTGACCATCCGCGGCGCCGGGCCGGAGCGCACAGTGCTTTCCTTCAAGCAGCAGGATGGTGCGGGCGAAGGCCTTCTGGTAACTTCTAACCGGGTCACCCTCGAGGACTTTGCGGTGGAAGACACCAGGGGCGACGGTATCAAGGCAAAGGATGGCGACCAGATCACCATGCGCAATCTGCGGGTGGAATGGACCAATGGTCCGGATGAGAAGAACGGTGCCTATGGTCTGTATCCCGTATCCTCAAAAAATGTGCTGATCGAGAATTCGCTGGTGCGCGGCGCGTCGGACGCCGGCATCTATGTCGGCCAGAGCCAGGACATTGTGGTTCGCAACAACCGGGCGGAGTACAATGTTGCCGGTATCGAGATCGAAAACTCGTTCCGCGCCGATGTCCATGGCAATCTGGCAACGCACAATACCGGCGGTATCCTGATTTTCGATCTGCCCAACCTGCCGCAGCAGGGTGGCCATGACATCCGGGTTTTCGATAATGATGTGGTGGACAACGATACGCCCAACTTCGCCCCGGAGGGCAACATCGTCGGCATCGTACCCAAGGGCATGGGCATTATGGTGATGGCAAACCGCAATGTGCATGTATTTGGCAACCGGCTTTCGGGAAACCAGACCACCCACATGCTGATCGCCGCTTATCCTGAAGACTATGACGATGACGAATACATGTTCGTACCCCGCGGGGTTTACATCCACGACAACACCTATGGTGATGGCGGTAACGCACCCGACACGGGCGAAGTGGGCAAGCTTATTTCAGACCTTACCGGAAAACCGGTACCCGATATCGTATGGGATGGCGTCACCCGTATTCCTGAATGGTTCAGCTGGGTATCGGCAGAGAACCGCATCTACATCAAGGAAGCTGAAGATACGACCTTTGCCAATCTGAAGATGATCTCGCAACTGCTGCTGCCCTGGAGCACAAGCCCCAAGCGCAACATCGCCGATCATGCCGGCAGTCTGCCGGAGCCCGCGCCGGTAAAGCTGGCGCAGGAAGCAGGCAGTTGA
- a CDS encoding TetR/AcrR family transcriptional regulator has protein sequence MKDHKPAAVKASPVQRRAYKTRALLLETVEALVAERGATAVTTTEIAARAGVSVGTLYRYFTDREELLLAAYDATVERIVAACGQALSQLPCDLSMEAAARALLGVYLDAAEAIPAHAGLLKAMRAIRTIEADQTGASEMSVVGSIFEPFFGKFAPQAAANPERLHFMAALIGNLVDLYLLTSGTPEDRAAMRREVEAHLLLALERMKKS, from the coding sequence GTGAAGGATCATAAGCCGGCAGCGGTCAAGGCTTCGCCCGTGCAGCGGCGGGCCTATAAGACCCGTGCCCTGCTTTTGGAAACCGTGGAAGCGCTGGTTGCCGAAAGAGGGGCTACGGCGGTGACAACGACCGAAATTGCAGCCCGAGCTGGCGTGTCCGTGGGGACGTTGTACCGCTATTTTACCGACCGCGAAGAACTGCTTCTGGCTGCCTACGACGCAACGGTTGAGCGCATTGTCGCTGCTTGTGGGCAAGCCCTGTCGCAACTGCCTTGCGATCTTTCCATGGAAGCTGCGGCGCGAGCGTTGTTGGGAGTATATCTCGATGCGGCGGAGGCCATTCCGGCCCATGCCGGTCTGCTGAAGGCGATGCGGGCCATCCGCACCATCGAGGCCGACCAGACAGGCGCCAGCGAAATGTCGGTAGTGGGCAGCATATTCGAACCCTTTTTCGGCAAGTTCGCGCCGCAAGCGGCGGCAAACCCCGAACGGCTGCATTTCATGGCCGCCCTGATCGGCAACCTTGTCGATCTTTATCTTCTCACTTCCGGAACGCCGGAAGATCGCGCTGCCATGCGCCGCGAGGTGGAAGCCCATCTGCTGTTGGCGTTGGAACGGATGAAGAAGTCCTGA
- the ppk2 gene encoding polyphosphate kinase 2, with product MDIPDAPVVTLNMEGKRRRFDLDNPVLPDWVKDNAFASDGYPHKRKLKRKVYEETLDDLQAELVKVLYWLEESGERVIALFEGRDAAGKGGTIGAIRENLNPRRVRAVALSKPSDVEQGQWYYQRYVDHFPTTGEMVLFDRSWYNRAGVEPVMGFCTPEQHKKFLRETPDFEQMITREGIHFFKFWLTIGQEMQLKRFHDRRHNPVKVWKLSPIDIKALTKWDDYADARDQMFAATHSKHAPWTVVRSNDKRRARINVIRTILRALPYTGKDEAKIGRIDRKVIGKP from the coding sequence TTGGACATTCCTGACGCCCCCGTCGTTACGCTCAACATGGAAGGCAAGCGCCGGCGTTTCGATCTCGACAATCCGGTGCTGCCAGACTGGGTAAAGGACAACGCCTTTGCGAGCGATGGGTATCCCCACAAACGAAAGCTGAAGCGCAAGGTATATGAGGAGACGCTGGACGACCTGCAGGCCGAGCTGGTCAAAGTGCTCTACTGGCTGGAGGAAAGCGGCGAGCGGGTTATAGCGCTGTTTGAAGGGCGCGATGCCGCGGGCAAGGGCGGTACGATCGGCGCGATTCGCGAAAATCTCAATCCCCGCCGGGTCCGTGCGGTGGCGCTGTCAAAGCCGTCGGACGTCGAGCAGGGACAATGGTATTACCAGCGATATGTGGACCACTTTCCCACCACGGGAGAAATGGTGCTGTTTGACCGTTCCTGGTACAATCGGGCCGGGGTTGAACCGGTAATGGGCTTTTGCACGCCCGAGCAGCACAAGAAATTCCTTCGCGAAACTCCCGACTTCGAACAGATGATCACCCGGGAAGGAATCCACTTCTTCAAATTCTGGCTCACCATCGGCCAGGAAATGCAGCTCAAGCGCTTTCATGACCGGCGCCACAATCCGGTGAAGGTGTGGAAGCTGTCGCCCATCGACATCAAGGCGCTTACCAAGTGGGATGACTATGCGGATGCCCGCGATCAGATGTTTGCCGCAACCCATTCAAAGCATGCGCCGTGGACAGTCGTGCGCTCAAATGACAAACGCCGCGCGCGGATCAATGTGATCCGGACCATATTGCGTGCCCTGCCCTATACCGGCAAGGATGAGGCAAAGATCGGCAGAATTGACCGGAAAGTCATCGGCAAGCCTTAG
- a CDS encoding GcrA family cell cycle regulator — protein sequence MSWTDERVDVLRKLWTEGLSASQIAAELGGVTRNAVIGKIHRLGLSGRNKGTATGAPRRKTATARTNGGTKAKSVNNAKAGSANTASPRPAAELPDIEKPDLLMLDLLQLTEQTCKFPVGDPQEADFGFCGVKVRESDPYCEYHCRLAYQPAAERRQRAASKTGAPKQLSSSSGFNAF from the coding sequence ATGTCATGGACGGATGAGCGGGTCGATGTGTTGCGAAAGCTCTGGACAGAAGGCCTGAGTGCAAGCCAGATCGCGGCGGAACTGGGCGGTGTTACCCGAAATGCGGTGATCGGCAAGATTCACCGTCTCGGCCTGTCCGGGCGCAACAAGGGCACGGCTACCGGTGCGCCACGGCGCAAGACAGCCACTGCAAGAACAAATGGCGGAACAAAAGCAAAGTCCGTCAACAATGCAAAAGCCGGATCTGCAAATACCGCCAGTCCGCGCCCGGCTGCCGAGCTGCCGGACATTGAAAAACCCGACCTTCTGATGCTGGATCTACTCCAGCTTACCGAACAGACCTGCAAGTTTCCTGTCGGCGATCCGCAGGAAGCGGATTTCGGCTTTTGCGGCGTGAAAGTGCGCGAAAGCGATCCTTATTGCGAATACCATTGCCGGCTGGCCTATCAGCCGGCGGCCGAGCGGCGGCAAAGAGCTGCCAGCAAGACAGGTGCCCCCAAACAGCTGTCATCATCCTCGGGCTTCAACGCCTTCTAA